The following proteins are co-located in the Fimbriiglobus ruber genome:
- a CDS encoding DEAD/DEAH box helicase has protein sequence MQLSPETRLQPGDRFEVYPSADRTSVILPASFLDQDEPIDVVTAADGQPRTFRMAGNLLALETIQPPLPPVSDGQSLWLEFQQPGQFRLLVENETPATVSSGSTAEKVRLTLNTQDAEFLRTAPNQRASLHLFELARTAAQLSTYAGFDKLICLPQVRDMVLLDHQIRTAKTVLQRFHGKALLCDEVGLGKTIEAGLIAAELRTRGLIRSTLILVPPSLIEQWQGEMRRKFSFELISHDDPKFRDRGPAAWNEFDHVITSIHTAKREPHRSAITARHWDLVIVDEAHHLRNRTTQTWRLASELQKQYALLLTATPVQNNLEELFNLVTLLEPGLLRTAKQFQKQFVDKKDKLTPRNLDELHRLLAEVMVRNRRSTVGLQFTRRWAKTERLVPTTAEQQLYSAVANFVRPHLRKDSKSPFSRMAMLSLQMALGSSSQAAAGTLAKLADTPKLTAGEKQTLLDLASQAAEQRESTKVNRLLQLLDEFPDKMVLFTQFRATQEMLQERLAGTKHTVAVFHGGLSRMGKEAAVNEFRGAARLLIATESGSEGRNLQFAHALCNFDLPWNPMRIEQRIGRLSRIGQTKDIEIFNLVSAGTVEESVLHLLQAKLNLFELVIGEIDMILGNLEEEREFEDVVADLWAESNDLTDFRQRMENLGDRLIQAKAEYQQQQAHDNKIFGDRFAPDQ, from the coding sequence ATGCAACTATCTCCTGAAACCCGCCTCCAACCGGGTGATCGCTTTGAAGTCTATCCATCGGCTGATCGCACCAGTGTCATTTTGCCAGCGAGCTTTCTCGACCAAGATGAGCCCATTGATGTCGTGACTGCGGCCGATGGCCAACCGCGAACATTTCGCATGGCCGGCAACCTGCTCGCGTTGGAAACGATTCAGCCACCATTGCCTCCCGTCTCGGACGGGCAGTCTCTCTGGCTGGAATTTCAGCAGCCGGGCCAGTTTCGTTTGCTCGTGGAAAACGAAACGCCCGCCACGGTTTCTTCAGGATCGACGGCGGAAAAAGTTCGGCTCACGCTCAACACCCAGGATGCCGAGTTCCTGCGAACGGCCCCGAACCAGCGGGCTTCGCTGCACCTGTTCGAGTTGGCGCGAACCGCGGCCCAACTCAGCACCTACGCCGGTTTCGACAAACTCATTTGCTTGCCGCAAGTTCGCGACATGGTACTCCTCGATCACCAGATTCGCACGGCGAAGACAGTCCTCCAGCGCTTCCACGGCAAGGCACTTCTCTGCGACGAAGTCGGCCTCGGCAAAACGATCGAAGCCGGGCTAATCGCGGCGGAACTGCGGACGCGAGGTCTGATTCGATCGACGCTGATTCTCGTGCCACCGTCGCTCATCGAACAATGGCAAGGCGAGATGCGGCGGAAGTTCTCGTTCGAGTTGATCAGCCACGACGACCCGAAGTTTCGCGACCGCGGCCCCGCGGCCTGGAACGAGTTCGATCACGTCATCACTTCGATTCACACCGCCAAGCGCGAGCCGCACCGCTCGGCCATCACCGCACGGCATTGGGATTTGGTCATCGTGGATGAAGCCCATCATCTGCGCAATCGCACCACGCAAACTTGGCGGCTGGCGAGCGAGTTGCAGAAGCAGTACGCCTTGCTACTGACGGCCACACCCGTGCAGAACAATCTCGAAGAACTGTTCAACCTCGTCACGCTGTTGGAACCCGGACTGTTGCGCACGGCCAAACAGTTTCAGAAGCAGTTCGTGGACAAGAAGGACAAGCTCACGCCACGAAATCTGGACGAATTGCACCGACTACTCGCCGAGGTGATGGTGCGAAATCGGCGGTCGACCGTGGGCCTGCAATTCACGCGGCGGTGGGCGAAAACCGAACGGCTCGTGCCGACGACGGCGGAACAGCAACTCTATTCGGCGGTGGCGAATTTCGTCCGCCCGCACTTGCGAAAAGACAGCAAAAGCCCATTCTCACGCATGGCGATGCTGTCGTTGCAAATGGCTCTGGGTAGTTCCAGCCAGGCGGCGGCGGGCACACTCGCCAAACTGGCCGACACGCCGAAACTCACGGCCGGTGAGAAGCAAACCCTCCTGGACTTGGCGTCGCAGGCGGCCGAGCAGCGCGAGAGTACGAAGGTCAATCGGCTGCTGCAATTGCTCGACGAGTTCCCCGACAAGATGGTACTCTTCACGCAGTTCCGGGCCACACAGGAGATGCTGCAAGAACGTCTCGCCGGAACAAAGCACACCGTCGCGGTGTTTCACGGCGGACTTTCGCGGATGGGCAAAGAGGCGGCCGTCAACGAATTTCGTGGTGCCGCCCGGCTGCTGATCGCCACCGAGTCCGGCAGTGAAGGGCGGAACCTTCAGTTCGCTCACGCGTTGTGCAATTTCGATTTGCCGTGGAACCCGATGCGGATCGAGCAGCGGATCGGGCGACTCAGTCGCATCGGGCAGACCAAGGACATCGAGATTTTCAATCTCGTGAGCGCGGGCACGGTCGAGGAATCGGTGCTGCATTTGTTGCAAGCCAAGCTCAACCTGTTCGAGTTGGTGATCGGCGAGATCGACATGATCCTCGGCAACCTGGAAGAGGAACGCGAATTCGAGGACGTCGTCGCCGACTTGTGGGCCGAGTCAAATGACCTGACCGACTTTCGACAACGCATGGAGAATCTTGGCGACCGGCTCATTCAGGCGAAGGCCGAGTACCAGCAACAACAGGCCCACGACAATAAAATCTTCGGCGACCGGTTCGCGCCTGATCAGTAA
- a CDS encoding phosphocholine-specific phospholipase C: protein MHTRREFLARAGQMSAAAGLLGFANESIQRALAIEPEPGSTVLNAEHVVILMQENRSFDHTFGTLRGVRGYDDPRAITLPDGNPVWVQADDKGDHYAPFRLDMKGTNATWMGALPHGWTDQTDARNQGRYDRWLRVKRSGHKEYSGMPLTLGYYDRRDIPFYYALADAFTVCDQHFCSSLTGTTPNRCYSWTGTIRARPSADAPAIVRNEDCDHDTMQNWPTFPERLEALGISWKIYQNELSIESGLSGAEDAWLANFTDNPLEFFTQYNVRLAANHRDYVAKRVREIPGEIDALKAKKSATPARAADVDKQIARLTAALKRYDAERAEFTQEKWDKLSPRERALHTRAFVTNSGDPAYRQLAEITYRDGGTNRTVRVPKGDVLYQFRKDANEGTLPRVSWIVAPQEFSDHPSSAWYGAWYVAEVMNILTHNPDVWKKTVFMLTYDENDGYFDHVPPFVAPHPRRPETGRVSKGIDASVEYVELEQDRKHHSQGAVRDGPIGLGYRVPLVIASPWSRGGCVCSQVFDHTSVLQFLEKFLSHKTGKKVEEPNISRWRRVVCGDLMASFQTAPRDQGGDLTFPSRDAVVEAIHKARFKQPPAGFHKFTDAEVEQARRDPRSSPHLPRQEPGRRRSAALSYELTVDGQLDAGRTHFALHFAAGKDAFGSRSVGSPFTVYAFTKAGVAVRNYAVDAGERVEDSWALSDFTDGRYHLRAYGPNGFFRTFQGGSDDPPVEVTFDYARALGGHTPTGGLVLTATNRDGKRGLTVQVHDNAYKAADQSLNVSTNGHGTLTIDTKASFGWYDLTLRIVGYPQFAKCYAGRVETGQWGYSDPQIGRASE from the coding sequence ATGCACACGCGACGCGAGTTCCTGGCCCGCGCGGGTCAGATGTCGGCGGCGGCCGGGTTGTTGGGGTTCGCGAACGAGTCGATCCAGCGGGCGTTGGCCATCGAGCCGGAACCGGGCAGCACCGTCCTCAATGCGGAACACGTCGTCATCCTGATGCAGGAAAACCGCTCCTTCGACCACACCTTCGGCACCCTCCGGGGCGTCCGCGGTTACGACGACCCGCGGGCGATCACGTTACCCGATGGCAACCCGGTCTGGGTCCAGGCCGACGATAAAGGCGACCACTACGCCCCATTCCGTCTCGACATGAAAGGCACGAACGCGACCTGGATGGGGGCGCTGCCGCACGGCTGGACCGACCAGACCGACGCCCGCAATCAGGGCCGCTACGACCGCTGGCTGCGCGTCAAACGATCCGGCCACAAGGAATACTCTGGGATGCCATTGACGCTCGGGTACTACGACCGCCGGGACATTCCGTTCTACTACGCCTTGGCCGATGCCTTCACCGTGTGCGACCAGCATTTTTGTTCGTCGCTGACCGGCACGACGCCCAACCGCTGCTATTCGTGGACGGGCACGATCCGTGCGAGGCCGAGCGCGGACGCGCCGGCCATTGTCCGCAACGAGGACTGCGACCACGACACCATGCAGAACTGGCCGACGTTCCCCGAACGGCTCGAAGCCCTTGGCATCTCGTGGAAGATTTATCAGAACGAGTTATCGATCGAATCCGGTCTGAGCGGCGCGGAGGACGCCTGGCTGGCGAATTTCACCGACAACCCACTCGAATTCTTCACGCAGTACAACGTCCGCCTGGCCGCCAACCACCGCGACTACGTTGCGAAGCGGGTCCGTGAGATTCCGGGCGAGATCGACGCGCTCAAGGCGAAAAAGTCCGCCACCCCCGCTCGGGCGGCCGACGTCGACAAACAGATCGCCAGACTCACGGCCGCGCTCAAGCGGTACGACGCCGAGCGCGCCGAGTTCACACAGGAGAAGTGGGACAAGCTTTCGCCCCGCGAGAGGGCCCTGCACACCCGCGCCTTCGTCACCAACAGCGGCGACCCGGCGTACCGCCAACTCGCCGAGATCACCTACCGCGACGGCGGCACGAATCGCACGGTGCGCGTGCCCAAGGGCGACGTCCTGTACCAATTCCGCAAGGACGCCAACGAGGGTACACTGCCGAGGGTTTCGTGGATCGTCGCCCCCCAAGAGTTCTCCGACCACCCGTCGTCGGCGTGGTACGGGGCCTGGTACGTGGCCGAGGTGATGAACATCCTCACGCACAACCCGGACGTTTGGAAGAAGACGGTCTTCATGCTGACTTACGACGAGAACGACGGCTACTTCGATCACGTACCGCCGTTCGTCGCCCCGCACCCGCGCCGGCCGGAGACGGGACGGGTGTCGAAGGGCATCGACGCCAGCGTGGAGTACGTCGAACTGGAGCAGGATCGCAAGCATCACTCGCAGGGCGCGGTCCGCGACGGCCCGATCGGGCTGGGCTACCGGGTGCCGCTGGTCATCGCGTCACCGTGGAGCCGCGGCGGCTGCGTCTGTTCGCAAGTGTTCGACCACACCTCCGTCCTCCAGTTTCTCGAAAAGTTCTTGTCGCACAAGACGGGAAAGAAGGTTGAGGAGCCAAACATCAGCCGTTGGCGACGGGTCGTATGCGGCGACCTGATGGCGTCGTTTCAAACCGCCCCCCGGGACCAGGGTGGCGACCTCACCTTCCCGTCGCGCGACGCGGTGGTTGAGGCGATCCACAAGGCCAGGTTCAAGCAGCCGCCGGCCGGCTTTCACAAGTTCACGGACGCCGAGGTCGAGCAGGCCCGCCGCGACCCGCGCTCGTCGCCGCACCTGCCGCGGCAGGAACCGGGTCGGCGACGGTCGGCCGCGCTTTCGTATGAGCTGACCGTCGACGGTCAACTGGACGCGGGGCGGACGCACTTTGCCCTCCACTTCGCGGCCGGTAAGGACGCCTTCGGTTCGCGCTCGGTCGGTTCGCCGTTCACTGTGTACGCCTTCACGAAAGCGGGCGTGGCGGTGCGGAACTATGCCGTCGACGCGGGCGAGCGCGTCGAAGATTCCTGGGCGCTGTCCGACTTCACGGACGGCCGCTATCACTTGCGGGCGTACGGTCCGAACGGTTTCTTCCGCACGTTCCAGGGCGGCAGTGACGACCCGCCGGTGGAGGTGACGTTCGACTACGCGCGGGCGCTCGGCGGTCACACGCCGACCGGCGGCCTCGTGCTTACGGCCACCAACCGCGACGGCAAGCGTGGCCTCACGGTCCAGGTCCACGACAACGCGTACAAGGCCGCCGACCAGTCGCTCAACGTTTCCACCAACGGGCACGGCACGCTGACAATCGATACGAAAGCGAGCTTCGGCTGGTATGACCTCACGCTACGCATCGTCGGCTACCCGCAGTTCGCAAAGTGCTACGCCGGTCGGGTCGAAACGGGGCAGTGGGGCTACAGCGACCCTCAGATCGGCCGAGCGTCGGAGTAG
- a CDS encoding DUF3362 domain-containing protein, with product MSVHTGIDPFTKKPVAIAKGDWWMKRALMQFFKPSNYFEVRDALIKAGRADPIGGCDGLIEALEARK from the coding sequence GTGTCTGTTCATACGGGCATCGACCCATTCACAAAGAAGCCGGTGGCGATCGCGAAGGGGGATTGGTGGATGAAGCGGGCGTTGATGCAGTTCTTCAAGCCCTCGAATTACTTCGAGGTCCGCGACGCGCTCATCAAGGCGGGCCGGGCCGACCCGATCGGCGGGTGCGACGGGCTCATTGAGGCGCTGGAGGCGCGGAAGTAG
- a CDS encoding DUF4365 domain-containing protein has translation MTDLCGRDDPFFRPRFLGDKYPTFDYIVEVVDRPAYFFFVQVKGTTPGYTSEENRLWVQVTQDDIDRMVACPAPTYLVGIDVNAIGVGFLLSLNEPRVNVASLTTRFRIECVVLEQLRDEVIEFWSSRNLTLTGSRFRE, from the coding sequence ATGACAGACCTCTGCGGACGAGACGACCCGTTCTTTCGGCCTCGGTTCCTGGGCGATAAGTACCCTACTTTCGACTACATCGTCGAAGTCGTGGACCGGCCGGCGTACTTTTTCTTTGTGCAGGTCAAGGGTACGACGCCGGGCTATACCTCGGAGGAGAATCGGCTGTGGGTACAGGTGACCCAAGACGACATCGATCGGATGGTCGCCTGCCCAGCGCCGACCTACTTGGTCGGGATCGACGTAAATGCGATCGGCGTCGGGTTTCTACTGTCCTTGAACGAGCCGCGCGTCAATGTTGCGAGCTTGACCACGCGGTTCCGGATCGAGTGCGTCGTTCTTGAGCAACTCCGTGATGAGGTCATCGAATTCTGGTCGAGCCGCAACCTGACCCTCACCGGCTCACGCTTCCGGGAGTAG
- a CDS encoding YebC/PmpR family DNA-binding transcriptional regulator: MGRIFEKRKYSIYKTAAQNSKLYSKYSKQLSMAAKKGVPDPDANPLLRSIVERAKKDNVPSHVIDKAIQKAAGAGGEDLESARYEGVGPGGAMVIIDCLTDNNQRTITDVRNCFTKTGSKMAANGSVAMLFDHLAVFSFKGDDDEKVLDVMFAADVAVEEVASKDGDITVFAPPTEFYKAKTALLKALPGIDLEVQEITFLPQTTKTLSGEDLALFEKFMNMLNDCDDVQDVYHNVSVP, from the coding sequence GTGGGAAGAATTTTCGAGAAGCGCAAATACTCGATCTACAAAACCGCCGCTCAGAACTCAAAACTCTATTCCAAGTACAGCAAACAACTGTCCATGGCGGCCAAGAAGGGCGTGCCCGACCCGGATGCCAATCCGCTTCTGCGCAGCATCGTCGAAAGAGCCAAGAAGGACAATGTTCCGAGCCATGTGATTGACAAGGCGATTCAGAAAGCTGCCGGCGCGGGGGGCGAGGATTTGGAATCGGCGCGTTATGAGGGGGTTGGCCCCGGCGGCGCCATGGTCATCATCGATTGCTTGACCGACAACAATCAACGGACCATCACGGATGTTCGCAATTGTTTTACCAAGACGGGCTCCAAAATGGCCGCCAACGGATCCGTCGCAATGTTGTTCGATCATTTGGCTGTTTTTTCTTTCAAGGGCGACGATGACGAGAAAGTACTCGATGTCATGTTCGCCGCGGATGTTGCCGTCGAAGAGGTCGCAAGCAAGGATGGCGACATAACGGTCTTCGCCCCGCCTACCGAGTTCTACAAAGCCAAAACGGCATTGCTCAAAGCACTGCCCGGCATTGACCTGGAAGTTCAGGAAATCACTTTCTTACCGCAGACAACAAAGACACTCAGCGGGGAAGACCTGGCCTTGTTCGAGAAATTCATGAACATGCTGAACGATTGCGACGACGTGCAAGACGTTTACCACAATGTATCGGTTCCGTAA
- a CDS encoding ImmA/IrrE family metallo-endopeptidase has translation MTDLDPKVTWPAAVTLFAEEVGKALPEPTQRGMGIVEWRNVSGNRFVAFRPVFKAPANRETARSRWTLWHDAGDQARPALVLHLPLRPSAEMATRLVTILDGWLAHDWTDQEAQQHAAAFADVDVPTPTPKPVVNKYELCEQGGFQITVEADKWFILSGRKQLTLWKTKGDDIRGDSLPLDQLDRLCGWLAKNWDAVAYGKHPRPKSLRDRRGVSACLAYKYAFSEANPDARGDLEAWWQRHAFRAADPELPNIFLERQGDEVVFSWDDSPSEEKLFLIFPGMQSTDARFAIPALRQLVASRFGSVKVEPKFKKRMTEPDSEEGFRAARSTIENVTDQWLVDRHFGSEDARDLARTGTALHPVVGLLRSAQGSTLSLDDLVAVLDRLQPNTGSRFQTLRTLAKGMDAHIDLREPWESGYHLARQVRAEFGQQETGYFDIEDIVKSMGIEVCDVSLTDPRILAVCVGSPQYGPLIAINVASPDAEDPSASGRRITLAHELCHLLFDRKRMRGFARFEGGAAESDRLIEMRANAFAVELLAPIESFKNPDGTWMSEEAAETLSASLQVSKVAISRHLRNHTRPAYEYI, from the coding sequence ATGACTGACCTCGACCCCAAAGTGACGTGGCCGGCCGCTGTCACTCTGTTCGCGGAGGAGGTCGGAAAGGCCCTGCCGGAGCCCACCCAGCGCGGTATGGGGATCGTGGAGTGGCGGAACGTTTCCGGAAACCGGTTCGTCGCCTTCCGGCCAGTATTCAAGGCTCCCGCGAACCGGGAAACCGCACGATCGCGGTGGACTCTCTGGCACGACGCAGGCGACCAAGCACGACCTGCCTTGGTCTTGCATCTGCCGCTGCGGCCCTCTGCGGAAATGGCCACCCGGCTGGTCACGATCCTCGACGGCTGGCTCGCGCACGACTGGACCGACCAAGAGGCGCAACAACACGCGGCGGCCTTTGCCGACGTCGATGTGCCGACGCCAACGCCGAAGCCGGTCGTCAACAAATATGAGTTGTGCGAGCAAGGCGGCTTTCAGATCACGGTTGAGGCCGACAAGTGGTTCATTCTGTCGGGCCGCAAGCAGCTCACGCTGTGGAAGACGAAGGGGGACGACATCCGGGGCGACTCGCTGCCGCTGGACCAACTTGATCGCCTGTGCGGTTGGCTCGCCAAGAATTGGGACGCTGTTGCATACGGGAAACACCCACGACCGAAGTCCCTCCGGGACCGCCGGGGGGTTTCCGCCTGCTTGGCCTACAAGTACGCATTCAGCGAAGCGAATCCGGACGCCCGCGGCGATCTGGAGGCGTGGTGGCAGCGGCACGCCTTCCGGGCGGCCGATCCCGAACTGCCGAACATCTTTCTGGAACGACAAGGGGACGAGGTGGTCTTCTCGTGGGACGATTCGCCGTCAGAAGAGAAGTTGTTCCTGATCTTCCCGGGGATGCAAAGCACAGACGCCCGGTTCGCGATTCCTGCTCTCCGCCAGCTTGTTGCGAGTCGCTTCGGGAGCGTCAAGGTCGAACCCAAGTTCAAGAAGCGGATGACTGAGCCGGATTCCGAAGAAGGATTTCGCGCGGCCCGCTCGACGATTGAAAACGTGACGGATCAGTGGCTGGTCGATCGCCACTTCGGCTCCGAGGATGCCCGCGACCTGGCGCGAACCGGGACCGCGCTGCACCCGGTGGTCGGCCTGCTCCGAAGCGCTCAGGGGAGCACCCTTTCGCTCGACGACCTTGTAGCGGTGCTGGACAGATTGCAGCCGAACACCGGCAGCCGATTCCAGACCCTGCGCACGCTCGCTAAGGGCATGGACGCGCACATTGACCTCCGCGAGCCGTGGGAGTCCGGCTACCACCTCGCGCGGCAGGTTCGGGCGGAGTTCGGCCAGCAGGAAACCGGCTACTTCGACATCGAAGACATCGTCAAGAGTATGGGCATCGAGGTGTGCGACGTGTCGCTGACCGATCCGCGCATCCTGGCGGTCTGCGTCGGTTCCCCGCAATATGGGCCTCTGATCGCAATCAACGTCGCGAGTCCGGACGCCGAGGATCCGAGCGCGAGCGGCCGCCGCATCACCCTCGCGCACGAACTGTGCCACTTGTTGTTCGATCGCAAGCGGATGCGGGGATTCGCACGCTTCGAGGGCGGTGCCGCCGAAAGCGATCGCCTGATCGAGATGCGGGCCAATGCTTTTGCTGTCGAGCTTCTTGCCCCGATCGAGTCATTCAAAAACCCGGACGGGACATGGATGTCCGAGGAGGCGGCGGAAACGCTCTCTGCGTCGCTCCAGGTGAGTAAGGTGGCCATCTCGCGACACCTGCGAAATCACACGCGACCGGCGTACGAATACATTTGA